A window of the Candidatus Nitrosotalea okcheonensis genome harbors these coding sequences:
- a CDS encoding Fic family protein, producing MVSVILQKTSNQTYYYYLTHHNKSRTKREYLGKEIPVDIEERKKRFLLEFYREDWYPQLELIRKNFVANQKKMPESVIEQELKDFVIQFTYHTQRIEGSTLTKLETERLLRDGVTPSNKPKSDMIETELAEQVFFEMLKHEKQISLDTVRYWHTKMFNKTKIDLAGDVRDYEITIRGRKTKFPPGDQVFSLLRKFFKWYQSAKSRMNPVELAALAHLKFVSIHPFGDGNGRISRLLMNCILDENRYPMLNIEYVSRYRYYAVLEKSNLKNDEMPFLQWFMKRYIKSNRIWL from the coding sequence ATGGTCAGCGTAATACTACAAAAAACTAGTAATCAGACCTATTATTATTATCTCACCCACCACAACAAATCGAGAACCAAAAGAGAGTATCTTGGAAAAGAAATACCGGTCGATATTGAAGAACGAAAGAAAAGATTTCTGCTTGAATTTTACAGAGAGGATTGGTATCCTCAGCTGGAATTAATACGCAAAAATTTTGTTGCGAACCAAAAAAAGATGCCAGAAAGTGTAATCGAGCAAGAGTTGAAAGATTTTGTCATCCAGTTTACATATCATACCCAGAGAATTGAAGGATCTACACTTACCAAGCTTGAGACTGAGAGATTGTTGAGGGATGGTGTCACACCTTCCAACAAACCAAAATCAGATATGATTGAGACCGAGCTTGCAGAACAGGTTTTTTTTGAGATGCTAAAACATGAAAAACAGATCTCACTTGATACTGTTAGGTATTGGCACACAAAAATGTTCAACAAGACAAAGATTGACCTTGCTGGTGATGTAAGGGATTATGAAATCACAATTCGTGGAAGAAAAACAAAGTTTCCACCAGGTGATCAGGTTTTTTCTCTCCTAAGAAAATTTTTCAAATGGTACCAGTCTGCAAAATCCAGGATGAATCCGGTTGAGCTTGCAGCATTGGCTCATCTCAAATTTGTATCAATTCATCCATTTGGTGACGGCAATGGCAGAATATCAAGACTGTTAATGAATTGCATACTTGATGAAAACAGGTATCCTATGTTGAACATTGAATATGTTTCACGATACCGATACTATGCAGTTCTTGAAAAATCGAACTTGAAAAATGACGAGATGCCTTTTTTGCAGTGGTTTATGAAACGATATATTAAATCAAATAGGATCTGGCTGTAA
- a CDS encoding VirB4 family type IV secretion system protein, which translates to MQRIKTIHNYEVKPTNFFTLSDEKQRTVLSHFYSLLTSIQEPLCITMIKEPLDAQMGNEIRHLQILRTFMSSTEPLDWALERQGFDYFLATNMVPFSVKNEFLKHVILENGKLAKCFTLYSMSSTLSPAWIHSLLPVSDAIMLNFAPIEQDRAVSKLRKKIHLMQATQSTNPKMMHQIQMALEAVSALEKNSTKMFTVTANVIVQADDLKSLKEKSKKFVKQTRISLSSFDNTSANQARMLTGWGKKLYVELGSCAVFYPFVSADMLEVPNGITIGVNYGTGAPVIFNYTMRANYNILILAGSGAGKSVTAKLMMKRLMEKYPDAFIFVVDPQGEYENIAKYLDVEPIRVTGEQELGFDPFKMFEKPSDAVNVLCEIVKAPTLVANSFLAKCVGIKSLDEFYEKLSDEEKKYLVNLVTGPMATLFKGQPTISNRTIISLKGTYAEDSVAKISFLALAKLWKKIEAAPTEIPKILVIDEGHLIFRFASASKFVDLLARMGRKKNVIFMFISQRVEDVTKTEAGRAFFDNSETKIILRNNEIAAEELAKSLQLSPQEKEMIQTFVPGDALILTRDYRIRCSITSSKEELDMFGTSPLNTDAA; encoded by the coding sequence ATGCAAAGAATCAAGACAATACATAACTATGAAGTAAAGCCAACAAATTTCTTTACACTTTCCGATGAAAAGCAACGAACCGTACTATCACATTTTTATTCATTGCTCACTTCGATACAAGAACCACTTTGTATAACAATGATAAAAGAACCGTTAGATGCACAGATGGGAAACGAGATAAGGCATCTCCAAATTTTGAGAACTTTCATGTCAAGTACAGAGCCATTGGATTGGGCACTTGAAAGACAGGGTTTTGATTATTTTCTTGCAACAAATATGGTACCATTTTCTGTAAAAAATGAATTTCTAAAACATGTAATACTTGAGAATGGCAAGTTAGCCAAATGCTTTACGCTGTATTCTATGTCATCTACGCTCTCACCGGCATGGATCCACTCCCTGCTTCCTGTATCTGATGCAATAATGCTCAATTTTGCCCCAATAGAGCAAGACCGTGCAGTTTCAAAATTGAGAAAAAAGATTCACCTCATGCAGGCCACACAAAGCACCAATCCAAAAATGATGCATCAAATACAGATGGCACTTGAGGCCGTGTCTGCACTTGAAAAAAACAGTACAAAAATGTTCACAGTTACTGCTAATGTGATAGTCCAAGCTGACGATCTAAAATCATTAAAGGAAAAATCAAAAAAATTTGTAAAACAAACCAGGATATCTCTCTCAAGTTTTGACAACACATCTGCAAACCAGGCCAGAATGTTAACCGGATGGGGAAAAAAACTCTACGTCGAGCTTGGCTCTTGTGCAGTTTTCTATCCATTTGTAAGTGCTGACATGCTAGAAGTTCCAAACGGAATCACCATAGGTGTAAACTATGGTACCGGTGCACCTGTCATCTTTAACTATACCATGCGTGCAAACTATAACATACTGATTTTAGCAGGCTCTGGTGCAGGCAAGTCTGTTACTGCCAAACTAATGATGAAGAGGCTGATGGAAAAATATCCTGATGCATTCATCTTTGTTGTTGACCCACAGGGCGAGTATGAAAATATTGCCAAGTATCTTGATGTGGAACCAATAAGAGTCACAGGAGAACAAGAACTCGGCTTTGATCCATTCAAGATGTTTGAAAAGCCAAGTGATGCGGTAAATGTTTTGTGTGAGATTGTGAAAGCCCCAACACTTGTTGCAAATTCATTTTTGGCAAAGTGTGTTGGGATAAAAAGTCTTGATGAGTTTTATGAAAAACTCTCAGATGAAGAGAAAAAATATCTGGTAAATCTTGTTACTGGTCCAATGGCAACTTTATTCAAGGGCCAACCTACAATATCTAACCGTACTATCATATCCCTAAAAGGAACATATGCTGAAGATTCTGTGGCAAAGATTAGCTTTCTTGCACTGGCCAAATTGTGGAAAAAAATAGAAGCCGCACCAACGGAGATTCCAAAAATACTTGTAATTGACGAAGGGCATCTCATCTTCAGGTTTGCCAGTGCCTCAAAATTTGTTGATTTGCTTGCACGTATGGGAAGAAAAAAGAATGTTATTTTCATGTTTATTTCACAACGGGTGGAAGATGTAACAAAGACGGAAGCTGGGCGTGCATTCTTTGACAACAGTGAGACAAAAATAATACTACGAAACAACGAGATTGCGGCTGAAGAACTTGCAAAATCATTGCAGTTGTCTCCACAGGAAAAAGAGATGATTCAGACATTTGTTCCAGGAGATGCCTTGATCTTGACACGCGATTATAGGATTCGTTGTTCCATTACTTCATCAAAAGAAGAGCTTGACATGTTTGGAACATCTCCATTGAACACAGATGCAGCTTAG
- a CDS encoding type II/IV secretion system ATPase subunit, giving the protein MTSKIIALDANIEQVQVIDHYTVNQAKVFITDTGEYLIKEPHLEQNEFQIYEKIMDHLMNSLPFLDKLETEEERIHHLEKYIWQDAQEKGIINQVSKFYDRLKYYIVREVLGYGVLDVLMNDDDIEEILIERHDTDVGVIHRKHSEMHILDTNIVIGKSTLMDSYTQRLVQKTGKSVTVAKPIMDGTTRTKHRIMVIYGKEVSGNGSTVSIRKFPSKPYTITHLLQFGTISRLMAAYVWMLIDAKAFGVIVGETGSGKTTLINSLMTMANPRWRIITIEETPELQMPQKRTISLHTRSSPLVKSDNDIGIMELIKATLRMRPDFVIVGEVRGKEANEMFQSAATGHGGLSSIHGSDIKSALTRLAAEPINIKLSQQMLLWFAIHSTTLKGMDGKTMRRIKTLTEINPTDTGIETTDLFSFDRKNNDFGLNDIEELVKKSKRLGYVAELFGIDPVSDIQKRITLLDTCIEKKAYEVSDVFNILRQYYQFYPTGKN; this is encoded by the coding sequence GTGACTTCAAAAATCATTGCACTTGACGCAAACATAGAACAAGTACAGGTCATTGATCATTATACAGTGAACCAAGCTAAAGTTTTCATTACAGATACTGGTGAATATTTGATAAAAGAACCTCACTTGGAACAAAACGAGTTTCAAATTTATGAAAAGATAATGGACCATCTCATGAATTCTTTGCCATTTCTTGACAAACTAGAGACTGAGGAAGAGCGCATTCATCATCTAGAAAAATATATCTGGCAAGATGCCCAAGAAAAGGGAATTATAAATCAGGTCTCAAAATTTTATGACCGTCTAAAATATTACATTGTTCGTGAAGTTTTGGGGTATGGCGTTTTAGATGTCTTGATGAATGATGATGATATCGAGGAAATTCTAATCGAAAGACATGATACAGATGTTGGAGTGATACATCGAAAACATTCTGAAATGCACATACTTGATACTAATATTGTCATAGGCAAATCTACTCTGATGGATTCTTATACTCAAAGACTTGTTCAAAAGACTGGAAAATCTGTCACAGTTGCCAAGCCCATAATGGATGGAACAACTAGAACAAAACACAGAATCATGGTCATATATGGAAAAGAGGTCTCAGGCAACGGCTCAACCGTATCCATAAGAAAATTCCCGTCAAAACCCTATACTATCACGCATCTGTTACAATTTGGAACCATAAGCAGACTGATGGCGGCATATGTCTGGATGCTAATAGACGCAAAGGCGTTTGGTGTTATAGTTGGAGAAACCGGTTCTGGAAAGACTACGCTGATAAATTCTCTAATGACCATGGCCAATCCCAGATGGCGTATCATAACCATAGAGGAAACGCCTGAGCTTCAGATGCCACAAAAACGCACTATATCATTACATACAAGGTCAAGCCCGCTTGTAAAATCAGATAATGATATTGGAATTATGGAGCTAATCAAGGCGACACTAAGGATGAGACCTGACTTTGTCATTGTGGGAGAGGTTCGTGGAAAGGAGGCAAACGAGATGTTCCAGAGTGCTGCAACTGGACACGGCGGGCTAAGCTCCATTCATGGATCTGACATAAAATCAGCATTAACAAGACTTGCAGCAGAGCCAATCAACATAAAACTTTCACAGCAAATGTTGCTTTGGTTTGCAATCCATTCAACTACACTCAAAGGTATGGATGGAAAAACAATGCGAAGAATAAAAACACTGACAGAAATTAATCCAACAGATACGGGAATAGAAACAACAGATTTGTTTAGTTTTGACAGGAAGAACAATGACTTTGGTCTCAATGACATAGAGGAACTGGTCAAGAAAAGCAAAAGACTCGGATATGTCGCAGAACTTTTTGGTATTGATCCTGTATCGGACATTCAAAAAAGAATTACACTACTTGATACATGCATTGAAAAAAAGGCCTACGAGGTATCAGATGTTTTCAATATCTTGCGTCAATATTATCAATTCTATCCGACTGGAAAAAATTAG
- a CDS encoding nucleotidyl transferase AbiEii/AbiGii toxin family protein, which yields MILDFVDRVSTIQGIRRKDMIEKDLRLHQILLDLSTNKSFSSKFIFKGGTCLIKHYLDYFRFSEDIDFTWKNQSRFNGKSGKQISRDLSAIIDETGKVFEKISAKRDLDFKCVKSNRDYVELGGSNRICTFKLWYDSAILKKKTFLKVQINFVEKMCLKPRKGRLRSLVTGKNSELEVLFTEYLEYSETIPFEMYGAKEILSEKVRALLTREGIKARDFLDIFFISKSLGIHPQDVEKCVIAKTDFALAHFEKYRTNLADKKKLLDKGKIFEWGSEKDLLLTKLDEKEFHDFIDVFTKYLKELVTKLRN from the coding sequence ATGATACTAGATTTTGTAGACAGAGTATCAACAATTCAGGGAATTAGGCGGAAAGACATGATAGAAAAGGATCTCCGCCTCCATCAAATTTTGTTAGATCTCTCAACAAACAAATCATTTTCAAGCAAATTCATCTTCAAGGGAGGCACATGTCTGATAAAACATTATCTTGACTATTTTAGATTCTCAGAAGATATTGATTTTACATGGAAGAATCAATCTAGATTCAATGGAAAATCAGGAAAACAAATCAGCCGAGATTTGTCAGCAATCATTGATGAGACAGGAAAAGTTTTCGAGAAGATATCTGCAAAGAGAGACCTGGATTTCAAATGCGTCAAGAGCAACAGAGATTACGTTGAATTGGGTGGAAGCAACAGAATTTGTACGTTCAAACTGTGGTATGATTCTGCCATATTGAAGAAGAAGACTTTCTTGAAAGTACAGATAAATTTCGTGGAGAAAATGTGTCTGAAACCTAGGAAAGGACGTCTGAGGAGCCTCGTGACGGGAAAGAACAGCGAATTGGAGGTGTTGTTTACAGAATATTTGGAATATTCTGAAACTATACCCTTTGAGATGTATGGTGCAAAAGAGATTTTGAGTGAAAAGGTAAGAGCGTTATTGACAAGAGAGGGGATAAAAGCTAGAGATTTTCTAGACATATTTTTTATTTCCAAAAGTCTAGGTATACACCCACAAGATGTGGAAAAATGTGTTATTGCAAAGACTGATTTTGCTCTTGCACATTTTGAAAAGTATAGGACAAATCTGGCAGATAAGAAAAAACTTCTTGACAAAGGAAAAATATTCGAATGGGGGTCTGAAAAAGATCTGTTGTTGACAAAACTAGATGAAAAAGAATTTCATGATTTCATAGATGTATTTACAAAGTATTTGAAAGAACTTGTCACGAAATTAAGAAACTGA
- a CDS encoding type IV toxin-antitoxin system AbiEi family antitoxin domain-containing protein codes for MSIILDKLRIENKEFVTANELKEYCKLTKMNYDLVIRYFVSRKKYLVRIFRGIFYVKSIEEFKLGKSKYNHLELVSKGLELKGVKKWYFGLHTALKLNNMTHEHFAIEEVISDSLFRANPINIDGYKFKFVKLSPSLLDFGIKKENTMLRYSDPEKTILDFIYLSRQDGVPADRIIIDVSDWCKNISKDKLKKYSKNYPKTVAEIVDRVIQ; via the coding sequence ATGAGCATAATACTAGACAAACTAAGGATTGAGAACAAGGAGTTCGTAACAGCCAATGAGCTGAAGGAATACTGCAAGTTGACAAAGATGAACTATGATCTTGTCATACGCTATTTTGTATCAAGAAAGAAATATCTCGTAAGGATCTTCAGAGGGATTTTCTATGTAAAGTCGATAGAAGAGTTCAAGCTAGGAAAAAGTAAATACAATCACCTGGAACTTGTATCGAAGGGTCTGGAATTAAAGGGAGTGAAAAAATGGTATTTCGGCCTGCATACTGCATTAAAGCTAAACAACATGACACACGAGCATTTTGCTATTGAGGAAGTTATCAGTGATTCTTTATTCAGGGCAAATCCAATAAACATAGATGGATACAAATTCAAATTCGTAAAACTTTCTCCATCGTTACTGGATTTCGGGATAAAAAAAGAAAATACAATGCTGCGCTACTCCGATCCAGAGAAAACAATACTTGATTTCATATATCTTTCAAGACAGGATGGTGTACCTGCTGATAGAATTATTATTGACGTGTCTGATTGGTGTAAAAATATTTCTAAAGACAAGCTCAAGAAATACTCAAAGAATTATCCAAAAACAGTGGCAGAGATTGTTGACAGGGTGATCCAATGA
- a CDS encoding type II secretion system F family protein, which produces MNYNHVIVALVAIIWLSLAFNNLAVFVISTIGLLFMVSKRTSKKFDWKKLVEKFYKFSLLQKLNTPNIKKPTARIIPLSTNLPIFISKPILDMPIFQKLQKKLGSQIERYIRMSGKPANSLNMIKKSMSFSVLFVIIILPIAIALGIFVTPLFFVLIILPIGIMFYPRMALGLAKSKRETAINHELAYFTKYASIMQSVEKMLYDSLVEMIGNGLFEIIETDAKMAYRNVTMFAMDIFETLNDIALHHPNRAFQSFLLSYVATAQTGGDLTNLIEREAESFFESLKENLKRYLGTATTFGEILLIILLIMPTFLIATSFLLPGGSVTLLLLVGVIGIPMMSMALIVMVDSSQPRNLNKITIGNLAFVVAIIIAVAMTSLRQAPWLVITSSVLGFALANMFNTTPQFLRIKNIENALPEFLRDVTEYRKIGYDMTISLYRLYGTRKYNKYFDKLFGMIYSQLKSGATLSGIAGIEDKSWITKLVLFILGKLADTGGGTPLTLEHLTRFVSDVTTIKKSTISALRMQMLLVYIGPIIMVFVSKTSISLLTKMSSNLSFFSNLGVGSAFAITPEFVDAINMVIVISSLAMGFVFTKVSMFTLKDTKNVAITAIIVIIAILISPYLPSIF; this is translated from the coding sequence GTGAATTATAATCATGTAATAGTTGCCCTTGTTGCAATAATCTGGCTATCATTGGCGTTCAATAATCTAGCTGTCTTTGTGATTTCAACAATAGGATTGCTATTCATGGTATCAAAACGTACATCAAAAAAGTTTGATTGGAAAAAACTTGTTGAGAAATTTTACAAATTCTCCTTACTGCAAAAATTAAACACGCCAAATATCAAAAAACCCACTGCCAGAATAATTCCTTTGTCAACCAACCTACCAATTTTTATCTCAAAACCAATACTGGATATGCCAATATTTCAAAAATTACAGAAAAAACTTGGCAGCCAGATTGAAAGATATATCAGGATGTCAGGCAAGCCTGCAAACTCGCTTAACATGATAAAAAAGAGCATGTCATTTTCTGTCTTGTTTGTTATAATCATACTTCCAATTGCTATTGCATTAGGGATCTTTGTAACTCCATTATTTTTTGTCCTCATTATACTACCAATTGGAATCATGTTTTATCCAAGAATGGCACTAGGACTTGCCAAATCAAAACGTGAGACGGCAATCAACCACGAACTGGCATATTTTACAAAATATGCGTCAATAATGCAGAGTGTAGAAAAGATGCTGTATGACTCGCTAGTTGAAATGATAGGTAATGGATTGTTTGAGATTATAGAAACTGATGCCAAGATGGCTTATCGTAATGTCACCATGTTTGCGATGGATATCTTTGAGACCCTCAATGATATAGCACTGCATCATCCAAACAGAGCGTTCCAGTCATTTCTTTTGAGTTATGTAGCAACTGCACAGACGGGCGGAGATCTTACAAATCTAATTGAGAGAGAAGCTGAATCCTTCTTTGAATCCCTAAAAGAAAATCTCAAGAGATACTTGGGAACTGCAACAACCTTTGGTGAGATATTGTTGATAATACTTTTGATCATGCCTACATTTTTGATTGCAACGTCATTTCTTTTACCGGGTGGATCTGTTACACTTCTTTTGCTTGTAGGTGTAATAGGAATTCCCATGATGAGCATGGCATTGATTGTAATGGTAGATTCGTCACAGCCAAGAAATTTGAACAAGATAACAATTGGAAATCTTGCCTTTGTGGTTGCCATAATAATTGCAGTTGCAATGACATCTCTGCGCCAAGCACCATGGCTTGTAATCACATCAAGTGTGCTGGGGTTTGCATTGGCAAACATGTTTAATACGACACCGCAATTTTTGCGAATCAAAAATATCGAAAATGCATTACCTGAATTTCTCCGAGATGTAACAGAATATAGAAAGATAGGATATGACATGACAATATCGCTATACAGACTTTATGGAACACGAAAATATAATAAATATTTTGACAAATTGTTCGGAATGATTTATTCGCAGTTAAAATCTGGCGCAACACTGTCTGGCATTGCAGGTATTGAAGACAAGTCGTGGATAACCAAACTAGTGTTATTTATTTTGGGAAAACTTGCAGACACTGGAGGGGGAACACCATTGACTCTCGAACACTTGACCAGATTTGTGTCAGATGTTACCACCATAAAAAAATCAACGATATCAGCATTACGTATGCAAATGTTACTGGTGTACATTGGTCCAATCATCATGGTTTTTGTGTCAAAGACATCCATCTCATTGCTAACAAAGATGAGTTCGAACTTGTCATTTTTTAGCAATTTGGGAGTAGGTAGTGCATTTGCCATAACACCAGAGTTTGTAGATGCCATAAATATGGTAATAGTGATATCATCACTAGCCATGGGATTTGTCTTTACCAAGGTAAGCATGTTTACCCTCAAGGATACAAAAAATGTGGCAATTACAGCAATCATAGTAATCATTGCCATTTTGATTTCTCCATATCTTCCGTCCATTTTTTAA